The region AACCTGCCTTTATTAGAGTTAGCATCCAATTTGCAAATAATTAATAACGAAATTAAAACATCCAAGGGGCTTTTATTGCTTAGAATAGGTTTAACGGGTTTTTATGTGTGGAATCAATCGACTTATCTGCTAACAGTGTTTTTTCCATCGACCATAAGAATAGTTTCTAAATATACCGGCAGGCGCAAATGAATCTTCTCGATGCAGCAACCATAAATAACCTAGCAAAATCCGATGTTAAACTAGCTGAATGCCAACTGTTGCAGCTAACGGGGCAAATATTTAATACTCCTTTATGATAGAACATTTTTTTATGTGCCCTCATTGCTGGCAAGAAATCTCTATGTTATTAGACCCTGCATATTCACAGACTTATGTAGAGGATTGCGAGGTGTGTTGCAATCCTATAGAGCTAAAAGTAACCTTTGATGAGGGGGAGTTAGCTGGTTTTGAGGCCATAGAACTGGGGCAGTAAATTATTTATCGAATTATCTTGTGTAAGGATGAAATTGTATGTATTTTTGCACTCCAATAAAACAAGAAGTCGTCAGAGTAATGATCTGAAGTTTTTTAAAACAAGTGACGGACAGTTTTTATATCGCGAGGTAGAGCAGTAGGTAGCTCGTCGGGCTCATAACCCGAAGGTCGCTGGTTCGAGTCCAGTCCTCGCTACTAAGGTAAAAAGCTCTTGAGAAATCAAGAGCTTTTTTTATGCGATGTATTTAGGGTACTAGGTTTAGTATAAAGCCGTATTTTTATATCTAGAATAAGCAAAAATGATTTCAAGAACAACTGTAGATGCCGTATTTGATGCCGCTCGTGTAGAAGAGGTGATCGGGGACTTTGTACAGTTAAAGAAATCAGGTTCTAACTACAAAGGATTAAGTCCTTTTACCGAAGAGCGTTCCGCTAGTTTTATGGTATCGCCAGTAAAACAAATCTGGAAGGATTTTAGTTCTGGAAAAGGAGGTAATGCAGTGACCTTTATCATGGAACACGAACATTTTACGTTTCCTGAAGCCATCAAGTGGCTGGCCAAAAAATACAATATAGAAGTAGAAGAGACCGAACAGTCAGATGAGCAAAAACAAGCTCTAGACGAAAAGGAATCCATGTATCTTGTTTCTAAATTTGCAGCGGAATGGTTTCAAAGCCAACTCAAAACAGAAGAAGGAAAAGCAATAGGATACAGCTATTTTAAAGAGAGGGGTTTTACTGATGAAACTATAGAGTACTTTCAGTTAGGTTATAATCCAGATCAATGGAGTGCTTTTACAGATGCCGCTATCAAAGCGGGTTATCAATTAGATTTTCTAGATAAAGTAGGTGTTTCTATTGTAAAGGAAGAAAAACAATTTGACCGATTTAAAGGCCGTGTAATGTTTCCTATACGCAGTCTTTCTGGAAGAGTTCTTGGTTTTGGAGGCCGAATTCTCAACAACGAAAAGAAAGCAGCTAAGTATTTGAACTCGCCGCAAAGTGAGATCTACGATAAATCTGCAGTACTTTATGGTATCTATGAGGCAAAGCAATCCATTGCCAAAGAAGATCTCTGTTACCTCGTAGAAGGTTATACAGATGTGATTCAATTGCACCAGGCTGGAGTGAAGAATGTAGTGTCTAGTTCTGGAACAGCGTTAACCAGTCAGCAAATACGTTTGATCCAACGTTTGACTAAAAACATTACGGTACTTTACGATGGAGATGCGGCAGGAATGCGAGCAGCTATAAGAGGAACAGATCTCATTCTGGAAGCAGGAATGAATGTGCGCGTTTGCACCTTTCCAGACGGAGAAGATCCAGATTCATTTGCAAAAGCCCATACAGAGTCTGAGATCATAGATTTTTTAACAAATAATGCTCAGGACTTTATTTCTTTTAAATCCAACCTCCTTAAAAAAGAAGCCGCAGGCGATCCTATCAAAAAAGCAGGAATGATAAGGGATATTGTAAATAGTATCGCAAAAATACCCGATGATATCTCCAGAGAAATCTACATAAGAGAAAGTGCTGCCATTCTTGATATAGGGGAGGATGTGTTGTTCTCGACCCTTGCGCAAGTTCGTAATGCCAGCTTTAATGAACAAAAGAAAAAAGACAGTAGGGCACAAGCACAGCAACCCTTAACTAAAGTAGAAGCTTCTGAAGCAACAGTCGAAGTAGATAGAAGAGCCCTTTTAGAACGCTCCATAATTGCCATTTTACTAATGTATGGAGGTAAAGATGAGTTGTTTGAAGATGAATACATTCAAGATGATAGTGGTGTCGAGGTGGAATATGAAACGGTAAAAACCAAACACCGTGTGTATGAAAAAATCTATATGGATTTACAGGCTGATGAAATCAAATTTGCCAATCCAGATTTTCAAGTGATATACACAAGGATCATTGATGTTTTACTACTGGAACAAGAAATTGATACGCAACTCATCTTGTCAGCTTTTGAAGGGGAGTACGCACATACTATTGCTGATATTGCTATGTCTGATGATAAATACCATTTACACGATTGGGAACGACATAAAATTTTCCCCATTCAAAAAGATCAAACCATCTCTGAATATACTAGTCAAGTTTTATATCACTTAAGGCAACTTTTGCTTTTTGATATCGTAGATAAAATTAATAAAGTTATTGCCAAAAACACGCCTGATGTGGATAATATCGCGGCTTTAGAACAAATCAATAATTACAACATTTTACGCAGGAAAATTGATGTGAAAAATAGAACGGTAATTCCTTCAAGTGGCTGGAGTAGGTTTAACTAGCAATTTGAAGCAAACGGGATTGATGTATCAAATCTGCGATATTATCAACTTTTAATTTTTTAAGCAACCTCGTTTTATAAGTGCTAACTGTTTTTTCATTGATAGAAAGTGCTTTAGCAATTTCTTTGTTGCGACGGCCTTTAGAAAGCAAGTTCAAGACTTCAATCTCGCGAGTAGATAATTTTTTGAATTTAAGAACGTCCTTATTGTTTTTATTATCTAATTGAGATTTGATGTTTTCAGAAAGATAGGTTTCACCTCTAGCGATGGCTAAAAGTGATTTTCTAGTTTCTTTTATAGATCGCGTTTTTGATATATAGCCGTTAGCCCCAGCTTTTACAGCGCTTACAGCGTATATTTCTTCTGGATGAGAACTTACTACAAGAATCTTTAAATCTGGGAAGTGGGATCTTATTCCCCTTAGAGTCCCTATGCCTTGAGTATTAGGTAAGTCCATCTCTAGAATTAAAACATCTGGATGGTGGTATGTGATGCTTCTGATGAGGTCATTACCGTCATCTACCTTTGCTTTAAAACTAAACTCCTTATGATCTTTCATTATACTCCTAAGTCCTCTTCTGAAAACGGGATGATGATCTGCTAATAAGATATTCATGACATATAATTAGAAAACAAAGATAGCTTTTTTGAGCTTATTTCTATAGACCTATACGTGCGTATAGTCTTACAATACAGATAATTATACTTCCTATTTACAGCAAATCCTTAGGAATTACGCACACTGGGATGGGGTTCATCTTGTGTTGATTTCTTTTATTATATGACGAATATATGAGGAAGACTTCTTGCTCTCTATCGCTTAAAGTCTCCACATTAATGTTTTTATTTGCTTGATTCATAGCTTGTTCTAATTCATCATAACTAGCACCTATTTGGTCTTCATCTGTTCGTTCAGCTCCATAAAGCCCATCACTTGGTGCCGCTTTGAGAATGCTTTCAGGCACCTTTAAGTGTTTTCCTACAGCATAAACTTCGCTTTTTAATAAATCT is a window of Nonlabens sp. MB-3u-79 DNA encoding:
- a CDS encoding CPXCG motif-containing cysteine-rich protein; translation: MIEHFFMCPHCWQEISMLLDPAYSQTYVEDCEVCCNPIELKVTFDEGELAGFEAIELGQ
- the dnaG gene encoding DNA primase; translated protein: MISRTTVDAVFDAARVEEVIGDFVQLKKSGSNYKGLSPFTEERSASFMVSPVKQIWKDFSSGKGGNAVTFIMEHEHFTFPEAIKWLAKKYNIEVEETEQSDEQKQALDEKESMYLVSKFAAEWFQSQLKTEEGKAIGYSYFKERGFTDETIEYFQLGYNPDQWSAFTDAAIKAGYQLDFLDKVGVSIVKEEKQFDRFKGRVMFPIRSLSGRVLGFGGRILNNEKKAAKYLNSPQSEIYDKSAVLYGIYEAKQSIAKEDLCYLVEGYTDVIQLHQAGVKNVVSSSGTALTSQQIRLIQRLTKNITVLYDGDAAGMRAAIRGTDLILEAGMNVRVCTFPDGEDPDSFAKAHTESEIIDFLTNNAQDFISFKSNLLKKEAAGDPIKKAGMIRDIVNSIAKIPDDISREIYIRESAAILDIGEDVLFSTLAQVRNASFNEQKKKDSRAQAQQPLTKVEASEATVEVDRRALLERSIIAILLMYGGKDELFEDEYIQDDSGVEVEYETVKTKHRVYEKIYMDLQADEIKFANPDFQVIYTRIIDVLLLEQEIDTQLILSAFEGEYAHTIADIAMSDDKYHLHDWERHKIFPIQKDQTISEYTSQVLYHLRQLLLFDIVDKINKVIAKNTPDVDNIAALEQINNYNILRRKIDVKNRTVIPSSGWSRFN
- a CDS encoding response regulator, with the translated sequence MNILLADHHPVFRRGLRSIMKDHKEFSFKAKVDDGNDLIRSITYHHPDVLILEMDLPNTQGIGTLRGIRSHFPDLKILVVSSHPEEIYAVSAVKAGANGYISKTRSIKETRKSLLAIARGETYLSENIKSQLDNKNNKDVLKFKKLSTREIEVLNLLSKGRRNKEIAKALSINEKTVSTYKTRLLKKLKVDNIADLIHQSRLLQIAS